AATTGCAAACAATTTTACTACTAAAAATATAGAGATGTTGACTTGTGGCATATGGAGAGTAAAGTTAGGCCAGGAGGCTGTAACTAAAGAGGGCATTCAAGCTGTATGCAAGTTTTTCCTCACTGCCAGGCCATAAATGCAAAGTTTGTTGTACCAAAAACTACTGTACCAATGCAAGATTTGAATTCAGGATTTGTTCATAAGTCTATGATAAGTGGTCCAAAATGTCTTATTTAactatacaaaataaataatcgtCTTTCGAGATGATTTAGTTAGTATGAAGAGTGATCATCTGTTTAATGTCTTATGAGTCAAGCCTTTGCATAGGACTTGCCTAAAGCTGATTTACATTCTTTGTATAGTTATAGGCTATTATAGAGTGAAGGTTTTATCGAGTGATCAATATAGAGTGCTCATCCGAAGGACAAAGTCTGACTCAGAGAGATTGTTATCATTTTGATATTAGTTGTAGCAAGAAGTTGAATAAAGGGGCAGTCATGGAAGATATGGGATATCCAAAACATTAATCTTATAGGTCCCATAATTGGTTCATGATGCCTACATAATATCCAAGCCCATCTCCCTTTCACTCTCAACTCCACCTAATCCTGTTTCATAAAATGAGTACACCATTTACTTTTCTACTTTTATATACTTCCATCCTCCCAATTTTATACAATCATATTTGCTTGACACgatatttcatcaattttttggtatctttgtatttattttgaatatattatgtattatttcattttctacCATCTTTAAATGCAGCAACAAATCGTATCAGTATATCCGAAAGGACATACCAACGTATTACTCCTGCAGTTCATCAATGCTCACTGCTATGTGGTCCTCAAAACCCtattttaaagtgtttttaAAAGTTCTAAAGGAGGAAAAGTTGTTTATAAAAATCGATTCACATTTAATTACCATACCCATTTTGCCCTTCCTCTTTTCATTGGAAAAttaatactctctccgtttcaaaaagaatgatttagttttctttttagtctgtttaaaaaagaatgaccacttttcttttttgacaatactttaacttcaatttttcacgtgacatgtttaaggccacaaaattaaaggactttttggtacatttgacataactttgatttaaaatcataaaattaaaaagtcttctttcttttcttaaacttcattccaagtcaaactagatcattcttttttaaacggagggagtaatagaTGTGTGACTTAAAAGTATGTATTACTGTTTGTTATCTATATTGCATTATTTTGTTAGTACCAGTGTTCTTTTTCTCTAATGCTTTGTAATGCATTCTCTATTAGTATTTGTTATATCTTCGTGAATCTTTTTTTCAAACGACTCTCAAAAATGAGATACTTGAGTTGATGGTACGTATATTTCAGAAATAACATCTCTATTTTTATAAGATAGAAATAAAGTTCGACACACTCTACCCTCCCAAACTATACATGTAAAGTTTGATCGGGTATTTTGTTGTTCAAGAAATTGTTTCCTAAACAAAGAAGATGGAATCTCACATCACACATGAATCAGAATTTGAGTACGATTTAAGGAATTAAAGGGCTTAATTTAATACCATTTAATGCATTGCACAACACGTAGTACGTTTAatcatttttgtttatattttggttttcttctaaattttcaGTAGACAAaacttttaagttaagttaTAGTCcattcatttcaaattaattgaattgtttagGTGTTTCACATCCTTTAAcaaaagaagattaagacataaGGAGGGATGACAATGGGGTGTGCAGGGTGGATGTGGGtgggttgagcttaacccgcCTACCCCGCCCTGCAGAAACCCGCataacttttttaatatttcttttttctagttaagtttgatactaaaattaaaattcataacaataaaaaaaaaaatcattaagttgtattaatttaataggacAATGACTTaaaaactctctctctctctctctccttctCTGGTATTCTCGGCCGAAATCGAAGGCTGCGCCGGCCAGAAGCAACGCGAGGAACAGCTCCGACCGGCGagcctctttctctctctctctctctctctctcctacTAAGCTTCAGTGAGGACGGTAACGACGAGGAGCAGCTCCAGCGGCTCGGACCAGCGAGCGGCGAACAGCAAACTCCGGCGAAGGTAAGAGCATTTTTCAGCTTCTCCGGCGAACTCATCTATCTTCTCCGGCGACCAGCTCAGAAGAGAGACGGCAGTGCTACTGTTTGCCGCTGGAGATCAACCAGATCTGGCCGGAAATTACCCATAGATCACCGAAACCCTCCATCATCACTGACCAGGTTCTATCTatcctttttctctctcttttttcgCTGAATCTAGTGCTGCTGGACTCTGTCTTACAGACTCCTTATCCCGAAACAGTATTCccagtttttttaataaagttcTGACCTGTGCTTCAGTTTTTAATAGAGTGGGTGTTATTGTGCTCTCTGGAATACACACTGTTCTGGACCTTATAGTGTAGCTGCTGTTATATTGTTCCTTAGAGTTTATTACTGCTGCAGTTTGTAGTGTGTGCCTGTGTAGATCTTGCTGTGTTTGCAGTAACGTTCTAGTGGATTTGGTATCTGATGGTGGTAgtgagtcatgtcctcggttgAGGCCGAGGTCGAGGGATAATAGTGGTAAGTGGGTTACGGGTTCTCATAACGTGAGGGTAGGATCTTGGAACATAGGTTCGTTGACGGGGAAGTCCATAGAGCTagtgaaaattctcaagaagagaaagattAATATAGCCTGTGTCCAAGAGACTAGATGGGTAGGCGCCAAGGCTCGGGTGGTTGATGGGTTTAAGTTGTGGTATTCAGGAGGGTCTAGGGATAGAAATGGAGTGGGTATTTTAGTAAACGGGGATTTGAGGGAGCAAGTGGTGGAGGTTAGGAGGATCAGTGATAGACTGATGACGATTAAGCTGGTTATTGGAGGATGTACTTTGAGTGTTATTAGTGCGTATGCTCCCCAAGTGGGCTTGGACGAGGAGGACAAAAAGCGCTTTTACGAGGATTTGGATGAGGTAGTTAGAGGTATACCGAATACCGAGAAGATTGTCATTGGTGGAGATTTTAATGGCCACATCGGGGCAACTGCTAGTGGATTTGATGATGTTCATGGAGGCTTTGGTTTTGGGGAGAGAAATGGAGGTGGAACTTCGCTTCTAGACTTTGCTAAGGCTTTTGAGTTGGTGATTGCTAACTCATGCTTCCCGAAGAAGAAGAACCACTTGGTTACCTTTCGTAGCCCGGTAGCTAAGACCCAGATAGATTGCTTTCTCCTTAGGAGGGGTGATAGAGGTCTATTTAAGGACTGCAAGGTTATCCCAAGTGAAAACCTCACTACCCAACACAAGCTTTTGGTGTTGGACCTGAAGATTAAGAGGGATAGAAGGAAGAAGATGATATCTGACCGACCGAGGATTAAATGGGGTGGGTTGACCCCTGCCCTTTCTCGGGAGATGGGTGAGGAGCTGATGGGGATAGGGGCATGGAGTGGTAGCGGGGATGCAGACAACATGTGGAATAAAGCAGCTAGTTGCATTAGGGAAGCTGCTTCTAAGATGCTAGAGGTGTCTAGGGGTAAATTTGGAGAACATAAAGGAgattggtggtggaatggggaAGTCCAAGGTAAAGTGGAAGCGAAGAAGGCTGCATACACAAAATTGGCGGAGTGCGTAGACGAGGAAGAGAAGCGGACGCTTAAGAAAGTCTATAAGACGACAAAGACAGAAGCTAAGTTAGCTGTTTCGAAGGCGAAGACGGCAGCTTTCGAACGCTTGTATATCGAGTTGGGGGACAAAGGTGGGGATAAGAAGTTGTATAGGCTCGCAAAAGCAAAAGAGAGGAAGGCGCGCGACTTGGACCAAGTGAAGTGTATCAAAGATGAGGAAGGCAAAATACTGGTGGAAGAGACCTCTATCAAGCAAAGATGGCGAAGCtactttcacaaacttttaaatgaaaaaggggaAGCGGACATTGTGATGGGGGATTTGGCACACTCTGAAAGACTTCGGGATTTTGGATACTGTAGGTGCGTTAGGTCCGAGGAGGTGATACGGGCTATTAGTAGGATGAGCAGGGGAAGAGCGACCGGACCCGATGAGATTCCGGTAGAATTTTGGAAGAACATGGATAAGGCAGGCATAGAGTGGTTAACTGGTctgtttaatgttatttttaagacaGCGAAAATGTCTGATGAATGGTGGTGGAGTACAATGGTTCCGTTGTATAAAAACAAGGGTGATATCCAAAACTGTAACAATTACAGGGGTATCAAATTGTTGAGCCAtactatgaagatttgggagagagtggtggagatgagAGTGAGAAAAGGGGTGTCCATCTCCGAGAACcagtttggattcatgccgggacgttcgactaccgaagccattcatcttatgcgtagactggtagaaaaatatagagaaaggaagagagaccttcatatggtgttcattgaccttgaaaaggcctatgacaaagtaccgaggaatgtcctctggaggtgcttggagTCTAAAGGAGTcccgatgatttatattagggcgataaaggacatgtacggtggagccaagactcgggttagaacAGTTGGAGGAGACTCAGAACATTTCCCAGTTGAGATGGGGCTGCACCAGGGATCAGTCCTAAGCCCTTTcctatttgctttggtgatggacgagttgacgcggtctattcaggagACGGTCCcgtggtgtatgttatttgcggatgacatagtactgattgatgagacgcgggacagagttaatgcgcggttggaggtgtggagacaaacgctggagtccaaagggttcaggttgagtaggaccaaaacagaatatttggggtgcaaattTAGCGATGTGTTGGATGAGACAGATGTGGAAGTGAGACTTGCCGCACAAGTCATTCCTAAGaaggaaagttttaagtatcttggggctGTAATCCAAGGGAGTGGCGACATcgacgatgatgtcacacatcgcgtTGGGGctgcttggatgaaatggaggcttgcctctggagtattgtgtgataagaaaattccaccgaaacttaaaggtaagttctacagagtggtagttagaccggccttgttgtatggagcggagtgttggccagttaAGAACGCACATGTTCataaaatgcatgttgcggagatgaggatgttgagatggatgtgtgggcacactaggagcgacaagattaggaatgaggttatccgggagaaggtgggagtggcctctgtggtggacaagctgagggaagcgagactgagatggtttggacatgtgaagagacggagtgcagacgccccagtgaggaggtgcgaggtaatggtggtagagggtacgcggaggggtagaggtaggcccaagaagtattgggaagaggtgattagacaagacttgGCTATGCTTCACAtcaccgaggacatgactctagataggaaggagtggaggtcgcgtattaaggttgaaggttagtagggttagCGGGTTGTCTTCCTTGCGAGGGTTTGGGTGGTTAGCGTTTGGAGCAGTCCTAGCCTTtgttgtttactgcgtttcactcCCTTTATCTTTCTTGTTATGGTCTCATTTGTTGATTATACGCTATCTTTTGTATGGGCTGTTATGTTTGCATTTATCTCTCTTGTCACTTAGATTTGATGTTCGTGAGCTGAGGGTCTcttggaaacagcctctctacctccacgaggtagtagcaaggtctgcgtactgtttaccctccccagaccccacctagtgggatttcactgggttgttgttgttgttgttgttgttgacaatgacttaaaaattaattttttaggggtcaattggaaaacatgtaagaaattatattattttttattgaaccattttcatatactatctcgaatattttagtagatttatagaaattaacttaataaataatgttctatcATTCTTACAACAtgcaaaaagttaaaattaaattaaatttaaatccacataaaatcacatatactcGCAACCCGCCCTgcatagattttttttaaaaccactCCCACCCACCCTGCACAATCTTAAACCCACCCCGCCCCACATACCCTTAAATCCACCCCACCCCGCCCTGTTCCATTGCCATCCCTAGACATAAGTTGGGCATAACTTTCCATCTTTactcttattaattattgtcaaatttatgattaaaataactaaacattaattaataactaatttcaatactaactaatgaagaaTAAAATGGAAGAacattttaaagtaattttgaaaattgaacaattaagttaatttaaaaaaaaataaaatcaacaattcaattaatttaaaataaattatacaactAATATAGAACTTTTGTTGTTGTAAACAGGTTCTTCGTAATTTGAACTCCCTCTTCCTTCCTCTCTCCTTTTTCTAGTCTGCATATAGGCTTTTGAgtcgattttttaaaattgagttCGTATTTGTtagattaaaaacaaaaaagaagtaaaaagtataattaaattttccgaaaatgttaattttgtattagaaaaCATAATTAAGTGATTTAAGTAGAAGTTGTACACTGCTTCGCCTAAGGATAAATTTGCAGAAACTGCTCATCTTTTCCGTTGATGTAGCTTCTGAATCCAGAGACCAGAATAGCTATTCTTGGTTTTCCCTAGTTATATGAATCTTgagtttttacttttttttattttatatttttggttgAGATTTGCCTCTTTGCGTTcctttttttagtaatttaacatttgaTACTGGTGTAAATTCCAATGGCTCATATACCAGGAGGAGAATAGTATTATTATCTGTGTTCTGGAATGTCGAATTGCTCTATTGTTTTTCTCTAAACAGATATACATTTATTCATATTGAAGACGAAAACAGATTCGGATCAGACAAGTTCAACACCATGTTATGCATTAACAGAGAATGATTCAACTAGCAATGGTTAGGTCTTTATGACTATATGATATGAATTGCATTCATCAAGATAACATCCACAACACCTTCTGCTACATTGCTGGAGACTTGCCAGGGAAGTCTCGATATTCATGAAAACTGGTTTCCGCATTATTATTACATAAAACTTGTAAATATTGATaccaaaaggaaataaaaacacgtacatacacacacacagatgaaattatacaaaaacgTAGAGACTAATCATCTCATTACATCACCCTGGAGAGAACTTGCTTAGAATTTTTGAAGGACACTAGTTGTGGTGGTGAGAACACAAGTATGTAGTCATGCTACTTTGAGGAGTATCCGTTCATGTCGGCCTGGCTCCTCTTCCtcagtttcttcttcttgttgttgaTGCCTCTTTTCTGTTTCTTCCTCCTGTCtcctagcttcttcttcttgtctTTCAGCTTCCTCTTGGCTTCCCCTCTCTGCCTCTCTTGCTGCCTCTTCTTCCCTCCTCCTTGATTCCTCCTCTTGTCTCCTTGATTCTTCCTCTTCCTGCTTCCTTCTTGTTTCTGCTTCTTCTGCCTCTCTTTGTGCTTCTTCTTCCTGTTGCCTTTTTGCTGCTTCTTCCTCCCCTCTCCTTCTTGCTTCCTCTGCTTCTTCTTCCTGTTGCCTCCTCTTTGCTTCCTCCTTTTCTTCCTCCTGTCTCTTTGCTTCTTCCTCCTCCTGCCTTCTTTTTTCTGCTTCTTCCTCTTCTCTCCTTGCTTGCTCTGCCTCTCTTTGTGCTGCTGCTTCCTCTCTCTTTCTTGCTTCCTGTCTTTCCCTTTCCTGTTCTTCTTGTCTTTTCctagcttcctcttcttcctgTCTCCTCCTAATTTCCTCTTCCTGCCTTTTGGCTTCTTCCTCTTCCCTTTTCCTTGCTTCTCCCTCTTGTCTCTTCCTTTCTTCCTCTTTCTCCTTTGCTTCctcctcttctctttttcttgcTTCCTCtgcttctttctctcttttctcttcttcagcCTTTCTtgcctcttcctcttctttcctcctctcttcttcctctttcttCTTTGCTTCCTCCTCCTCCCTCCTTCTTTCTTCCTCCATCAACCTCTTCTCTTCCTCAGCACAAGATGTACACTCCAGTATAACTGAATCACCCTGTGCTTCAAGAATCTGATGCATAGTTGTGTTAGCCACATTGAAAGATGCTTCCAAGATGTGCCTATCCAATGTTCGGAGGACTGAAGCTCTCCCCGTTAGGTACTGAGGATGATGTTTCTTTGTAGTTGTACTAAATCCCACAAACACAAATGAATTGTTATTGAATGCCATTTGAGCCATAGGATGAAACCGTGGCACAACAAATACATCTCCTTCTTCCACTTTAAACCTCATGTTTTTACACCCTTGCCCTATTCCACTGTTTGAGCAAACTACCCTCACCATTCCTTCTCCTTGAATTGCCATTCCAATTTCAGTAGCCATTGGATTCCAATGTGGCCCCATCATTGATCCTTTCGTTAAGTTCACTATGTAAATGCCGATTTGCGAACCCTTTAAAGCCGGCAATTTCTTCCTGTTTATTACAGTGCTCCACCCGTTGCAATTCTCAAAATCTGGTTTCTCTTGGAATACATTGAACAATTTAGAACTCTTCTTTTTATTCCTTTGGTTGTCAAAGAAACTATAACTGCCCCTTCCTAAAACAGTTTTCATGAATTGAGCCTCCATTTCCCATAagttgatcttcttcttcttcttagttGACTTTGGCACACCATGCACTATAGCTGGTACTTCTGTTCCAGCCAACACTTCTTCTATCACATCTTCTGGTACCTTCACCAACAAAATTTTACATCAATTAAAATTACTCGCCAACAAGATGGACTCTTTTTATTACTGTGTCAATTCAAACTACGTCACATTAATTGGAATAAAAGAAAACCCAACAATATTTGGAACTATGAGTACATATTATCTGCGATTTAGTAAAGAACTCTTACAATCAAGATCTAACTTCCCATAGCAGGCAAATACATCTTGATCACAGCTATGACTAAGTGATGTCCTTTTAATTAGAGCTTTTAAAGATGcgaatttatgattaaaaaaagcATTGATTGTTCTATGATTATGGAAGTTGGCTAATCACTAAAgtctaattatataattatagcTGTTAAAGCGTGTCATCTAAAAGATTAGGTTGTACAGTTTTATTAGTTAATGATATTGTCAATAGTagccactatatatatatatatatatattgtaaaacACAGATTCATCTTGAATTAAAAAGAGTAGGGAGTTCATACATGAAATGCCGCTTGGAGGACTTTCTTGTCGAATCCAAGAACCATTTTACGGATGCTGGAATAGGGTC
The Solanum stenotomum isolate F172 chromosome 12, ASM1918654v1, whole genome shotgun sequence DNA segment above includes these coding regions:
- the LOC125848320 gene encoding LOW QUALITY PROTEIN: vicilin-like seed storage protein At2g18540 (The sequence of the model RefSeq protein was modified relative to this genomic sequence to represent the inferred CDS: inserted 2 bases in 1 codon) — its product is MSVKNCLSIQCCKILFKFLVFMIVISYLCVDVRAKRENEGPLVKRAERKTVISTENGEVSSVTVADGTTGSYHLQFITLEPNSLFLPVVLHSDMVFYVHTGSGKLTWMNENEEKSVDLRIGDVFRLPFGSTFFLESNLDPIRQKLRVYSIFPNSGDDLRESLNGPYSSIRKMVLGFDKKVLQAAFHVPEDVIEEVLAGTEVPAIVHGVPKSTKKKKKINLWEMEAQFMKTVLGRGSYSFFDNQRNKKKSSKLFNVFQEKPDFENCNGWSTVINRKKLPALKGSQIGIYIVNLTKGSMMGPHWNPMATEIGMAIQGEGMVRVVCSNSGIGQGCKNMRFKVEEGDVFVVPRFHPMAQMAFNNNSFVFVGFSTTTKKHHPQYLTGRASVLRTLDRHILEASFNVANTTMHQILEAQGDSVILECTSCAEEEKRLMEEERRREEEEAKKKEEEERRKEEEEARKAEEEKREKEAEEARKREEEEAKEKEEERKRQEGEARKREEEEAKRQEEEIRRRQEEEEARKRQEEQERERQEARKREEAAAQREAEQARREEEEAEKRRQEEEEAKRQEEEKEEAKRRQQEEEAEEARRRGEEEAAKRQQEEEAQREAEEAETRRKQEEEESRRQEEESRRREEEAAREAERGSQEEAERQEEEARRQEEETEKRHQQQEEETEEEEPGXDMNGYSSK